From a single Collibacillus ludicampi genomic region:
- a CDS encoding multicopper oxidase family protein, producing MLKRRLQPFVDQLPILKTLKPIKKDKDSTFYIVRMKEFYQKLHRDLPATRLWGYEGQYPGPTIVEKNEKVNVLWANHLPERHFLPVDKTIHGANKGAPEVRTVVHVHGGTTPPSSDGHPDAWFTRGFKQTGPQFKRKMYHYPNHQDATTLWYHDHALGITRLNIYAGLAGFYLVRDRHERSLSLPKGKYEIPLIIQDRSFHEDGSLYYPSKPQRASPKLPTPSIVPEFLGDFILVNGKIWPFLKVEPRKYRFRLLNASNTRSYIFSLSSGQPFFQIGTDGGFLQAPILVKQITLFPAERVDVIIDFSAHKGQQIILRNTGANANPKTTGLVMQFRVSLPLSGKDESTIPSRLKTIHRLPLNQVQKIRHLTLDQKKDRYGRQLLLLNNKRWDAPATETPRLGNIELWNLINLTNDTHPIHIHLIDFFILNRQPFDVQHFKRSGKIRFTGPPVPPAPYERGGKDTVRVESGKVTRIITTRFGPYTGNYVWHCHILEHEDNEMMRPLIVKPE from the coding sequence ATGTTAAAAAGGCGTCTCCAACCTTTTGTCGATCAATTGCCTATATTGAAAACACTCAAGCCAATCAAAAAGGATAAGGATTCCACGTTTTATATAGTGAGAATGAAAGAATTTTATCAGAAACTCCATCGTGACCTTCCCGCTACACGATTATGGGGATATGAAGGACAATATCCCGGACCCACGATCGTGGAAAAGAATGAAAAAGTGAATGTCCTTTGGGCCAACCATCTGCCCGAACGACATTTCCTTCCGGTGGACAAAACTATTCATGGTGCCAACAAAGGCGCTCCCGAAGTAAGAACGGTTGTCCATGTTCATGGGGGCACCACTCCTCCTAGCAGCGATGGACATCCCGACGCTTGGTTTACACGAGGGTTTAAACAAACAGGCCCCCAATTCAAGCGAAAAATGTACCACTACCCCAATCATCAAGATGCAACCACCCTTTGGTATCATGATCATGCATTGGGAATTACCCGTTTAAACATCTACGCGGGATTGGCGGGGTTTTATCTTGTCAGAGACCGACATGAACGATCTCTTTCCCTCCCAAAAGGGAAATATGAAATCCCCCTCATTATCCAGGATCGCTCTTTTCATGAAGATGGTTCCCTGTATTATCCGAGCAAACCGCAGCGCGCTTCCCCAAAACTTCCTACCCCATCCATCGTTCCTGAGTTTTTAGGTGATTTTATTTTGGTAAATGGGAAGATTTGGCCTTTTTTAAAAGTGGAACCCCGAAAATACCGGTTTCGTCTGCTAAACGCGTCTAACACGAGATCTTACATCTTCTCTTTGAGCAGCGGGCAGCCCTTTTTTCAAATTGGAACGGACGGAGGATTCCTTCAGGCACCCATTCTAGTAAAACAAATCACTCTTTTTCCGGCAGAGCGTGTCGATGTGATCATCGATTTCTCCGCACATAAAGGGCAACAGATAATTTTAAGAAATACCGGGGCAAATGCGAATCCGAAAACAACGGGATTGGTAATGCAATTTCGGGTCTCTCTTCCTTTAAGCGGAAAAGATGAAAGTACGATCCCCTCTCGTTTGAAAACCATCCATCGTTTACCCTTGAACCAGGTGCAAAAAATCCGCCATCTTACTTTGGACCAAAAGAAAGACCGATATGGTCGACAGTTATTGTTGCTCAATAACAAACGATGGGATGCTCCCGCCACGGAAACGCCGCGCTTGGGAAATATCGAATTATGGAATCTTATTAATTTGACCAACGATACCCATCCGATCCATATCCATTTAATTGATTTCTTCATCCTAAACCGTCAGCCTTTCGATGTGCAACACTTTAAGCGTTCAGGCAAAATTCGCTTTACCGGGCCGCCTGTTCCGCCTGCTCCTTACGAACGTGGCGGGAAGGATACCGTAAGAGTCGAATCTGGTAAAGTAACGCGCATTATCACAACAAGGTTTGGTCCGTATACGGGAAATTATGTTTGGCACTGTCATATTTTAGAGCATGAAGATAACGAAATGATGCGGCCGCTTATTGTAAAACCAGAATAA
- a CDS encoding IS3 family transposase, which yields MVRDLETGGVSVKHQIVKALHGKYSIDELCKFLQISRSGYYKYVKRQQQPHKDEELKEKIRAVYEQRKGRYGYRRIQAELERQFHLKVNHKKVLRMMQNMGLKAKIRRKRHVHSKQVANLGSRIAENLLNRDFHAEAPNQKWVTDVTYIRTTEGWLYLSSIMDLFNYEIISYCISDRNDNLLVVNTVKRAFEKRKDATGVILHSDRGFQYTSHEYHDMLQKVGARISMSRKGNCFDNACIESFFSHLKTEELYLYDIPDKKEAQRRIDEYIRFYNEERIQLNKNKLTPVEYRRQLAA from the coding sequence GTGGTTAGAGATCTTGAAACGGGAGGTGTATCGGTAAAACATCAGATTGTGAAAGCCCTTCATGGTAAATATTCCATTGATGAGTTATGTAAGTTTCTACAGATCTCTCGTAGTGGGTACTACAAATATGTAAAGCGCCAACAACAACCCCATAAAGACGAAGAGCTTAAGGAGAAAATTCGCGCTGTTTATGAACAACGAAAAGGAAGATACGGATATCGCCGTATTCAAGCTGAATTGGAACGTCAGTTTCATCTGAAGGTAAACCACAAGAAAGTCTTAAGAATGATGCAGAATATGGGCTTAAAAGCTAAGATTCGTAGAAAACGACACGTTCATAGTAAGCAGGTAGCTAACCTAGGATCCCGCATTGCCGAGAACCTATTAAACCGTGATTTCCATGCAGAGGCACCCAATCAAAAGTGGGTAACGGATGTGACATATATCCGAACCACAGAGGGATGGTTATATCTTTCCTCCATCATGGATTTGTTCAACTATGAGATCATTAGCTACTGCATCAGTGATCGTAATGACAATCTATTGGTAGTAAACACAGTCAAACGAGCCTTTGAAAAGAGAAAGGACGCTACGGGAGTCATTTTGCACAGTGACAGAGGATTCCAGTACACGTCCCACGAATACCATGACATGCTGCAGAAGGTTGGCGCCCGAATCAGCATGTCACGCAAAGGCAATTGCTTTGACAACGCCTGTATTGAGAGTTTCTTCTCTCATCTGAAGACAGAAGAACTCTACCTCTATGATATACCAGACAAGAAGGAAGCACAAAGGAGAATTGATGAGTATATTCGCTTCTACAATGAAGAGCGAATCCAGTTGAACAAAAACAAGCTGACACCTGTTGAATACAGGCGTCAGCTCGCAGCTTAG
- a CDS encoding helix-turn-helix domain-containing protein translates to MAKKGQKFKTYSFELKKQAVEMRLQGKTKKQVAELLGIEDVGRLKVWMKKYREEGEYGLLEHRGRRKEYVDQERYVRRLEMENDVLKKWLEILKREVYR, encoded by the coding sequence ATGGCAAAAAAGGGACAGAAATTTAAGACATATAGTTTTGAGTTAAAAAAGCAAGCGGTGGAGATGAGATTACAAGGTAAGACCAAGAAACAAGTGGCGGAGTTATTAGGAATTGAGGATGTTGGTCGTTTAAAGGTATGGATGAAGAAGTATCGGGAAGAAGGAGAATACGGTCTTCTGGAACATAGGGGGAGACGGAAGGAATATGTAGATCAGGAGCGGTATGTACGTCGTTTGGAAATGGAGAATGATGTCTTAAAAAAGTGGTTAGAGATCTTGAAACGGGAGGTGTATCGGTAA
- a CDS encoding YolD-like family protein, with protein MRIIDGNIFESMRIILPEHRATMRRLEKEAKGQPRPVLDEQKIEEMSRVLTDAIQDSRPVKVTMYNPFGHELVVMVPEKIDSYAKTLTGKDLDGNVRYIPLTDLIDVE; from the coding sequence ATGCGAATAATCGACGGAAACATCTTCGAATCCATGCGCATCATTCTTCCGGAACATCGTGCGACCATGCGGCGTTTGGAAAAGGAAGCAAAAGGGCAGCCGCGACCTGTCTTAGATGAACAAAAGATTGAGGAGATGTCGCGTGTACTTACCGATGCAATCCAGGATTCAAGACCCGTTAAGGTAACAATGTATAATCCGTTCGGGCATGAACTGGTGGTAATGGTCCCAGAGAAGATTGATTCGTATGCCAAGACATTGACGGGTAAGGATCTAGATGGAAATGTACGGTACATTCCACTGACAGACCTTATAGATGTAGAATGA
- a CDS encoding SOS response-associated peptidase family protein, with translation MILVVLIFFIYFSTKYDKIQVLLFYVAGLSPRSGNLFGMVGWFECTYVHFHLDTQGSDYVEDGEIHDRMPVILRPEDEAIWMDRKKQDVKLLQSLLVPYPAEEMRAYPVSPLVGNVKNDSVECILERLNKCIINRGEEKENQPE, from the coding sequence TTGATTTTAGTAGTATTAATTTTCTTCATCTATTTTTCTACAAAATATGACAAAATACAAGTCTTATTATTTTATGTTGCAGGACTAAGCCCTCGTAGTGGCAACTTGTTTGGGATGGTCGGCTGGTTCGAATGTACATACGTGCACTTTCACTTGGACACACAGGGGAGTGACTATGTGGAGGATGGCGAGATCCACGACCGTATGCCGGTGATTCTTCGGCCTGAAGATGAAGCGATCTGGATGGATCGGAAGAAGCAGGATGTTAAGTTACTACAGTCATTGCTTGTGCCCTACCCTGCTGAGGAGATGAGAGCGTATCCGGTATCGCCACTCGTCGGGAATGTGAAGAACGATTCGGTGGAGTGTATTTTAGAGAGGTTAAATAAATGTATTATTAACAGGGGTGAGGAAAAAGAAAACCAACCCGAGTAA